The genomic stretch TATCATCCAGGTGACTTGGCCAATTACAACGATCTGTTGGGGTGACATTATGAATCGAAAAATGTTAGCGCAGGCGTGCAAAACGCTCCATCTGGCACATGTAATGAACCATTACGAATCGCTTCCGTTCGAGAGTCGTACTGACTTCTTGCTGGCAATCCTGCAGTCAGAGATCCAATGAAGAGATTGATGAAGCGCGCCGGATTTCCTCAATTGAAAACGTTCGAAGGATACAACTTTGAGGCGATCATGTTTCCGAATCATTGCACGGAACAGTCTCTACGAGAGCTTATCTTCCTGAAACATAAAGAGAACATCTTGATGTTGGGAAAGGTGGGAACTGGGAAAACCCATCTGGCAATTGCTTTAGGGGTGGAAGCCTGTCGGCAGGGGCTTGATGTGAGGTTTTATCGCGTCTCGGAGCTTGTCGCCAAGTTGCAGGAAAGACATGCGAGCGGGACGCTGACGAGATTTCAAAAAGAACTGATGAAGTGCGACCTGTTGATATTGGATGAGGTGGGCTTCGTGCCGTTTCACCAAACGGGCGCCGAACTTCTGTTTCACGTCATCTCGGAATGCTACGAGCAGCGAAGTCTCATAGTGACCTCCAATCTTGAGTTTGGACAATGGAACAGTGTGTTTGGTGATACTAGATTAACGAAAGCGCTGGTGGATCGTTTGGTTCACCACGCGCACATCCTGAGCTTTACAGGCGAGAGTTATCGCTTGTGTCATGCTCTGTCGAGCATAAAATCATGAATTTCGATGTCGGCGGTGCTATGCACAAAATGGCCGCGATACTCTGCACTTTTCAGTTGCGAACCACACCTCTGAATCATGTCTAGCCGAGCGGTCATAGCAACAAGCGCATTATATGAGGGACGCGCTCGGATACTTCAAACTTGACTTCTTAAACTTGATATTCAGATTCCGAGGCATACTCGATTTGAATGATACTTTTCCATGCGAATTTGACGAATTCGTTGACCATTGACATTAAAAAGCCCCTCGAGTACCTAGATCGAGGGGACATATGATCAGTTGTACATCACAATGCCTGATGGAATCGGTGGTTTAAATTCAGCATGATTCGTGGTTGTAAAACTGCCAACTACTAACACTCCAACCATAATGACTACTAAACCGTACACCCATGCTCTTTTCATTAAAACTCCCCCTCGTCTAAGATCCGCTTTTTTTTACCTGCAAAATACATAATTCCCCCGAAAAATCGGAATCGGAGAAAATATATCACCACCCCCATTCGATGTGTTTTTGCTACTTTTGACCCCTAATCCGATCACTGTCGGAAAGATCTTTCGACAGGTAGGCAAAGAATAACCGCGATGCCTGTTCGTAAGATTTACATTATCTTTCGGGAAAAAATTTTGTTCTGGCAATGTTACAGAAAATTTCGCATGTTAAATTCCGGTTCTGTTACTTTTATCATCGTTTCCTCTATCTCTTGATACAAACGCAAACACCCAATAAATCATTTCGATTTATCGGGTGAGATGGAAGAAGTTTATTGGTCTCAAAACAAGTTTGTTGGCTCTTCACAATGAAGATAGATGATTGCGAGTTGCCCTGCTTCCCTAGTCCTGTCAATGCTCAACTGCCCTACGAAATCTTCGCCTCAATCCTCAACTTATCCGCGACCATCGCGATGAACTCCGAGTTGGTCGGTTTCGCCTTGCCCACGTTGACGGTGTTGCCGAACAGGTTGCGGATCGAGTCTACGTTGCCTCTGCCCCAGGCGACTTCGATCGCATGGCGGATCGCACGCTCGACACGGGATGGAGTTGTATTGTACTTTTCTGCGATCTTCGGATAGAGCACCTTGGTGATCGAACCGAGGATCTCCACATCTTTGTAGACCATGCCGATCGCTTCCCGCAGGTAATGATACCCTTTGATATGCGCGGGGACACCGATTTCGTGGATGATGTTAGTAATCGAGGCATCCACGTTCTTGCCGCGGGTCATCTGCTGTTTCGGAGCAGTCCCTGGAACGCGCACCACTTGGCGAATGCGGTTGGCCAACACATCCATGTCAAACGGCTTTAAAATATAGTACGCTGCGCCAAATTCCACAGCGCGCTTGGTGATATTTTCTTGACCGAAAGCCGTTAACATAATGACTTTCGGGTCATACGCTAGTTGCATCCCTTGAATCTTCTCGAGAACCCCAATGCCGTCCAGAACGGGCATGATGATGTCGAGGATGATTACGTCCGGCTGGTGGCTGTCCAGCAGTTCCAACACCTCGCTGCCGTTGTACGCAACGCCGATGACTTCCATATCGCTTTGCTCGGTGACAAACTCCTTGAGAAGCTCCGCAAATTCGCGGTTATCATCTGCGATCAGAACTTTGATATTCTTCACTGAGTAAGAACCCCCTTGTGTACGCTCACCTGACTGAAAAGATATTTCGACAAGGCAGTATTGATTCCTCCATTGCAGTCTTCCAAACATTTAGACTTGTTTCAACAAAATACGCGCAATTCATTCTTTATTTTAACCTATTTCGATCAAAAAATTGGCTACGATACTTAACTTTGTCGAAAAATATCAAATATCCGTTAGTAAAATAGTACATTAGTCCTATGCGAAATATGTGACAATGGAGAACGAAGGAAGGTGAAACGTCACGTGTTGACAAAAACTCGAATCACCTTGCTGGTGGTCTCCATCGTTCTGATCCTCATCGGCTCGTGGATCTATCAGCAGCAAAACAATACGACGATCGCCGTCTACCAACCGTTGCAAACGGATGGGTCCAATATCGATACGTCCTTGCCGAAACCGTTGCTCTCGAGGATGCCGATTCAAAAAATTCAAAGTAACGCGAAGCTTGGGATGACTGAGCAGGAAGTCGAAGCATTATTTGGAACGGAGCATACGGAGACTGAACCCAAGCCCAACACGAACCAAGTTTGGCGCTATGAATTTGACCAGTCGTACCAG from Tumebacillus algifaecis encodes the following:
- the spo0A gene encoding sporulation transcription factor Spo0A; this encodes MKNIKVLIADDNREFAELLKEFVTEQSDMEVIGVAYNGSEVLELLDSHQPDVIILDIIMPVLDGIGVLEKIQGMQLAYDPKVIMLTAFGQENITKRAVEFGAAYYILKPFDMDVLANRIRQVVRVPGTAPKQQMTRGKNVDASITNIIHEIGVPAHIKGYHYLREAIGMVYKDVEILGSITKVLYPKIAEKYNTTPSRVERAIRHAIEVAWGRGNVDSIRNLFGNTVNVGKAKPTNSEFIAMVADKLRIEAKIS